Part of the Zea mays cultivar B73 chromosome 4, Zm-B73-REFERENCE-NAM-5.0, whole genome shotgun sequence genome is shown below.
GTGTTTTGTATAAACATAATATATTAATACGCACACACTTCGGTTCTAGGTAATGCTTATACAAGAATGAAGGGCTATGGTAAATGTTAGCAATTTTAGGTTActttagggtgcgtttggttgtaATGATAGAACAGGATGGGATATGACGTTCCTTAAATAATGTTGTTTGGTTCAGGGTGAGGGGTTGGGACAAAACTATCCCAGTGTtgtccctcaaaattggagggacgagagaggACGCCAGAGGACGTCCCTGTCTTGCCTGTCCCCGGAtgtcccgcaaccaaacacaTCCTCAATGAACTTCAATGCACCAAAGGCACATAACACATGCATGCATAAGCCATCGGTGCAACTGTGCTACAAAATGGAAATATAGAATAGGTAATTGACATTATTGTCTTTGAATTAATGCATTTCATAATTGCAAGGTTACACACATTAAAGAGTGCTGAGCATTGGAATTAACATGAGGATCATGTTTTTTGTGTGAGATTGAGAGGGAAGAGAAGAAATAATAGGTTGTGATGCAGCTAATGGGAGCTGTGCTGTCTGTCCACGAGGTCTTTATTGTTTGACCTGGACTTTCCTGAATTAATTAGCTTGGCATGGTTTCCAGTTGCTGCAGCCATGGCATGCACCACCTTATGGTGGAAATCTGCTGCCTAGAAAATGGCATCAGTGAGGGACTTTCATCTTTTGAATTATATAAGCTATGATATGTATAGCACACTCCAAAATTATCATGCTGTGTAGTGATCTAATGCTTATAATACCCAGTTACATGGTATGAACAATGATTTGAGCTCCTTGCAAACGTGCCTGAAAGGTAGATAAAATCATGGACATTCTGGTTGTGCTTTATCATGAACATTGTATGATCAATCCTTCGTTCTGCTAATGCCTGCTATCATGCTTTGCAGCCCACTTATTATTAGATTGAATTGATCTTTTATTTTCAGTTTAGATCTGTCCACTAAACTTGTAATTTCCTGTGATTTTTCATCATCAGGTGTTTGTGTTGGTGGTGCTGCCTAAGCTCCAAGGTCCTGAAATTATGAAGGCAAAAATTGTACTGTTGGTTATTATTATTTGTCAATATGTGCCTCGACTGCTCCGAATAATACCACTTTACCTTCAAATCACAAGATCTGCTGGCATACTTACAGAGACAGCATGGGCTGGTGCTGCTTTCAACCTTATAATTTATATGCTTGCCAGTCATGTAAGCCCTCTAAACGAATTATTAAACAGCGTCATCCTTGGTCTTCATTATATTGTAAACTCAAGAAAGGATGAACGATGTTATCCACGAGCACTAAATTGCTCTCCTGCTATAATCAGACAGGAGGATGAAAGTACCAATATACCCCTGCTCTTAATCTTTAAATTGGTTCCTGGTCCATATATTTGTAGTACCAGCCCACAATTCAAGTACCTTTTACTAGGTATGTTATGACCGACAGCCTAGCAGCCCTAATAAAATCAGTTAGTTTGTTTAGATGGATAGGGATAATGAGTTTGTTTAGATAGATAAGGATTTGGTTTGTTAAGATATTAGATAAGGACGACTGCTATCTCAGCCCTATAAATGTACCCCTTCAATCAATGAAAGGTTAAGCAACCAAATCATCTTGCTCGGCTTCCCCCTTTTCCTGTCTCTACTGTTCACCGAACAGTACCGCACCCCTTCCAGCCAGCAGCCCTAACCCTAGGACAACGGCGCCCAAACGTCGTGGTCCAGAGTCTCGCCCTTCTCCTCACCACTCATACCTTCGTAGAAGCTGCAACTCCAACAATCTGGTATCAGAGATGCCAGGCAACGACGACAACACCAGCGATGTCGCATCTGCTGCCGCGACCAATTCCGCCAACGCAGCGCTAGAGCAAAAGATCGACACCATGACGATGGCCCTTGTCGATCTCACCACCGCCATCACTCAAATGATCAGTAGGCCGCCAACACCACCACCGCCCTCAGCGTCCACCAGCCCTACTTCCATCCCATATGGCATGCTAGGTTATGGAGGGATACCTCCCTTGTCAAACCCCGCCGCGCCACCCATACCATCACCgccgatcaccaccaccatagccgCTCCACTCCCATCCACCTCAACCAACCTTCCACCGCCAACCTTAGCCTTGCTGCCACCCACATCTACCATGCCCATACCCATCCATCAGATACCCTTCCCACACTCCCCATCACCAATCCCAGGCTTTTCCGAACCCCACCATACCGCTTACCCATCGCAGCAAAACTCTCCCAACCAGCACCACCACAACCTTCCCTTTCCCACATTCGACGACAAAGAGGATCCTGTTGGCCGGCTGTCCCGCCGTGAGAGCTTCTTCTACAATCAAGGGACGCCGGAGGTGGATAAAGTCTGGATGGCCACGTACTATCTCATGGGCACTGCACGGCTGTGGTCCGTCATGCTACGGCGCGACGAGCCCACACTACACTAGCCGCGCTTCAAGACGTTGTGCCAGTAGCGTTTTGGGCCTCCTTTGCGCACGGACACGTTGGGCGAGGTGGCAGCACCGATGTTCAAGCGCCTCACCCCAGCAGAGATGACGGAGCGACGCCGCCAAGGGCTGTGCTAAAACTGCGATGAGCCGTTTGTACGAGGCCATCACTGCCAACGTTTCTTCTACCTTGAGGTGACCGCCGACGACAACGGGGTGGCTGCGGCGGAAGATCCCCCACCCCCGTAATCATGCcttccagctcgaggacgagctgttttTGGAGGCCGGGAGAGATGTTATGACCGACAGCCTAGCAGCCCTAATAAAATCAGTTAGTTTGTTTAGATGGATAGGGATAATGAGTTTGTTTAGATGGATAAGGATTTGGTTTATTAAGATATTAGATAAGGACGACTGCTATCTCAGCCCTATAAATGTACCCCTTCAATCAATGAAAGATtaagcaagcaaatcatcttgcTCGGCTTCCCCCTTTTCCTGGCTCTACTGTTCACCGCGGGTACTGTGGTGAAGATATTAGATATTAGATAAGGACGACTGCTATCTGTGAACAGTACCGCACCCCTTCCAGCCAGCAGCCCTAACCCTAGGACAACGGCGCTCAAACGTCGTGGTCCAGAGCCTCGCCCTTCTCACCACCACTCATACCTTCTTAGAAGCCGCAGCTCCAACAAGGTACCTTTCATTTTAACTATTGGATCTGGGTAGTGGGTAATGAATGGCTATTATAATTCCCAAGCACCATAAAGATCTCTTAAATGAGATGAACAATCTCTAGATAAACTGCATTTTAATACCCATGACTCAATGTCTGTGGTGAAGATATCACAAACTGATGTTGTAACTACTTACAGGGCTTTGGAGCTCTTTGGTACATTCTTTCCATCCAGCGAGAAGACACCTGTTGGAGACAAGCATGTATCAATCAGACTGGCTGTGATCCTACATCTTTGTACTGCGGGTATCATTCACTTGCAAATAATTCTTTCTTACAAAATGCGTGCCCAACAAATAGCACTGCCAATCCAGACCCTATATTTGGAATCTTTCTACCAGCTCTCCAAAATGTTTCACAATCGACGAGTTTCTTTGAAAAACTATTCTATTGCTTTTGGTGGGGGCTACAAAATCTAAGGTTTGCTAAGAAAAAAACCCTTCCAGTTTTCTTCCTTCCAACGCACATTTATATATTGTTTGTTGGTTTATTTATTGCAGTTCCCTTGGCCAGAACATGAAAACAAGCACTAATACATTGGAGAATCTGTTTGCTGTTTTTGTCTCGACATCGGGTTTGGTTCTATTTGCACTACTTATTGGTAATGTGCAGGTACAGACACTATTTTGGCACTGTTGATATTTTCTTGTAATGTATGTTGTTCAATTAAGTGGTAACTAATTAGTATTAATAAGGCCAACATATGGAAATGAATCTTTGGATGTGCAACTGCAGTTCTAATCTGTTATGCAAAAATCTTACTGCATAATTTTGATGCATAGTCATGTGATTGTAGTCAAAATAATTGGATAAACGTGAAAATATAAGACGCAATCCTCTTGCGAGTTCGAGAAAAAACATGAAAATAGAACTGCCTATAGATTGAGCTCATTCATTTTAATATCACGCCATACTAGTAACAAATTTACAGGAACATTTTCTTTACATAATTCTCTGAAGTACAGTGCTCAAGTGTTCTGCACTAAATGCTTTTCCTTGATACACTGAAACTGAATTTGGAAAGGATCAGAAatcttattttatttatttttaaagaTAAGCTGTCGTTTATTACCTTCAATATTAATATTTTCCTCAAACAGTTAGTTTCATATATTATAGACCTGTATTCATAAATGTGGGGGTGGGGCTTATGCCCTGTACCAGGTCTGCAATAGTTACTAGTGCAGTTGACACAACAATCATCCCTCTAACTAGAACTGGTTCTGGCAAAACTTGGTTGTTTTGTAAAATAAAATAGGCTAACATACATGTTTAAATATTTATTTCTAAATGTATTGGTTAATCTTCTCATTGTAAGCCACAATTAATTAGCTATACTACTACATTTCCTTTATTTATCATCTCTGGTTTACCAAAATTTATCCTGCAGCGTACCATGCCATACCTGAAGTTCAGCATGTTTGAGAAAAATAAAAGACAACAGCCTCATTATTTCAGTTCGAGGCAGGAACTATTAGTGTAACCATTAATTACTTGGTTACTAACTAGTCAGCTAAGCTTTGTGCGTGCCATATTATATAAGTTTTTTTTGGTTGGTGATTGCAGACCTATTTACAGTCAGCTTCTGTGCGTATCGAAGAAATGAGAGTGAAAAGGCGTGATACAGAGCAGTGGATGGCACATAGGCTACTCCCTGAGAATCTAAAGGATCGGATTATGCGCCACGAACAATATAGGTGGCAAGAAACAAGAGGGGTTGACGAAGAGGGCCTTCTTAAAAATCTTCCAAAGGATCTTAGAAGAGAGATAAAGAGACATCTTTGTTTGTCACTTCTCATGAAGGTGCTTCCCTGAACCTCTATCTGATTTGTCTTCTCCTTGCTCATCTTGTGGTGGATGTCTGATTGGTTATGGATGCAGTAACAACACTCTCAAGATAATATTTATCTGCAGCATCCATGCAGACTGGATATTTTGACTTATTGCCATGCGTCCATAAGCTGATGATGTATAGATGCCTAGCCTTACTTGCCAAGGACCACAAGTTCTTGAAGTAGTAGGTGTTTTAAATCATTGGGCTTGTTCGCTTTGCTCTCAATCTATGTGGATTGAGTAGGTTTAAATCCTaaacaagtcaaaatctttcataattttttccaatcccatccaatccacatgggataggaataaccgaacaagaccttaaATGGAAGCTCCTGGTTTCTTATGTTGTATGGTTTTGCTAACTGCTAAGCGTAGGATTAGCAGGTGCCAGGTGTGGTTCTGTTCTGGACTAGGCAGGCTCTTATCTGGGCTTTAGTACAACTCCTGGTTTCTTATGTTTGATGGCTCTTATTTGTGTCAGCAGGCCGGAATGTTTAATTGCCCCCATGTATTGTTTTGGACAGGCCTAATGGTAGTTTGAACTGTGTATGTGAGGTGCTTGTTCATGCCTTATGCAGAAATAATACTGTTATCATTTGACCGTCTTCATCCACTCCAACAGCACTCTGTCATGCTATATGGAGCTTGATTCAATTCTGATCGTGGAAGAGGAGGGAAAGCCCGATTAGATAATGTTCTTGGGTAATAGATATTGACAGAAGGAAATTCTGAGACTAGTTTCTTTGCTAGCCTATGCGGCATGGACGTTCACTTTCTCTTGAATCTCTGCAAAGCTAATTATACTTTACCATCTTCCTTTTTAAAAGGAAATTAAGATATTCTAGAAGGCTGCATAGGCTAGCAATTTTTAAGGTCTTGCTACAGAGCCTTCTTCATGGGGTCCATCTTCTTTGAGCCATGAAAAAGATTGTGGAAGACTTGGGCTCCCCCTAAATGCAAGTTTTTCCTTTGGTTAGCTATAAGGAATAAATGTTGGACTGCTGACAGGCTCCAAATGAGAGGATTGCAGTACTCGGTGTGTTGTTCCCTATGTGATCAGGTGCAGGAAACAATCCAACATATCCTCTGCAGTCTGTACCTGCAGTTTTACTAGACAATTTTGGCATCTCATTTTGTCGTCTATCGGGCTTGGTGACCTCACTCCGTTTGTTGCTGAACAATCCTTTGCTGAGTGGTGGGGGAAGGCTTCTAAAAAAGTGCAAAGGTGCAAGAGAAAGGGTTTCAATAGTGTCATAATTCTTGGGGCTTGGTGCTTATGTCTCACTCGTAATAAGGCTGTTTTTGATGGAGTGAGCCCTTCCATTAGCTCGATTAAAAGGTTGTTTTTAGATGAATTGATCAGTTGGAATAAGGCGGGAGCAAAGCATTTAGGCAGTCTGGGGCTTATTGTCACCTTAAATAGGGTCTAATAGGGCCTGTCAGCCCTCCCCTTTGTTTCACCTTTCTTGGGTGCTGGAGAGGAGGCTTGGGTGTTTGGTCTTGGTTTTtatttttgtttttcttttctgccctcaggGCGTTGTATTTCGGTCCACTTTGGACCTTTcctctcttaatataatgatgcacaGTTCTCCTgcacgttcgagaaaaaaaatcatCTAAATGCCAATTCACTTCAAAATGTGTCTGAATTGCCATATGATGTGTTCCAGGAAATTCCTGACATGAGCTTTTGATTTCATGACCATAGAAAGTTGAATGGCAGTTAATAACATTTGAAAGACTTCATTGAGCCGATAAATATCTGGATGGGATCTATACCTTTTATACTTGATTCAATATTATATCTTTCTCTTAATGTCATGTTTTAATGAACAGTTGCCGTAGCTTACTATGTTATTAGCATGGTTAACCTTTTGCTGCTGTTTGCAGGTTCCAATGTTTGAAAACATGGATGAACAGCTGTTGGATGCCATGTGTGATCGTCTAAAGCCTATGCTGTACACAGAAGGAAGCTGCATCATTCGCGAAGGTGATCCAGTGAATGAAATGCTCTTCATCATGAGAGGAACACTAGAGAGTACCACAACAAATGGTGGGCAAACTGGTTTCTTCAACTCTAATGTTCTAAAAGGTGGAGACTTCTGTGGTGAAGAGCTCCTCACGTGGGCCCTTGACCCCACTTCAGCTTCAAATCTTCCTGGCTCAACTAGGACAGTGAAGACGTTGTCTGAAGTCGAAGCTTTTGCTCTGAGGGCTGACGACTTGAAGTTTGTTGCCACACAATTTAGGAGGCTCCACAGCAAACAACTTCAGCATACCTTCCGGTTTTACTCACAGCAATGGAGGACCTGGGCTGCTTGCTTCATACAGGCAGCTTGGCACAGATACTGTAGGAAGAAGCTGGAAGAGGCTTTATATGAGAAGGAGAAGAGGTTACAAGCAGCAATTGTAAGTGATGGCACTACTTCGCTCAGTCTCGGTGCAGCGCTCTATGCTTCACGTTTTGCTGGCAACATGATGCGGATCTTACGGAGAAATGCCACCAGAAAGGCCCGTTTGCAGGAAAGAGTACCTGCAAGACTGTTGCAAAAGCCAGCAGAACCCAACTTCTTCGCTGAAGATAGCTGAACTTGTACCCTGTAGCAAGCAGGGATTCATGGTCCAACCGGTGAAGTTTGTGCAGAAGTTAAGATTGGATGCTGTAGATAGACAGATCAGGTGCTCTAAAGCCGTCTGGTTTAAATCACCTAATTCGCGAAAAGGCCTGGTCCGAGTTAGATTCTCCGTTGAAATAAATTTGAAGCTGACGTTAAAAAAAAAATCCGCTTTTGCTCCACGTTAAATTCTGGCTTCCATAGTGGTCGGACTAGGGTGCTGAGATAAGGGTATTGAGATTTTTTAGATCTGTGTGAAAAGATTTTCTGTAACGTAATATCTGAAGGCTGTCTTATCCTCTGTAGGTTATTTTAAAAAAAACACGTATATTTCGATTGTATACAGGTTTCATGTATTATAAACACTCTAATTTACCTTGTGCATTTGAAAAAAGAGAGAAGATGCTGTGAATATAATCGATTAATTGTTTGTTCATTTTGTATACGTGTAAATGCAGTAAATTTATTTCTTCGTAGCATATATTTTAGAGACCAGAGGTTCAATCTAAAAATCATAATTTTAAAAATCTAACCCTACCAAAAATGAGACCCATTCAAAGCATACTAAGTTCTTCAATTGTTCATTCAGCTACCAAAATTCACGTAAGGAACTAGATGCATTTTTCAATGTTATATATCTTATTCAACTAGTGAAACTAGATGTACTTTTAATGTTATATATCTTATCCTGTactgtttggttcctttagtgaTGCGCCGTGATGTTCTGATCTTCACGAAGTAAGATCAAGGAAAAATTCCTGGTATGCCATCAGATTTTACTCATTCTTTGTGTGCCACTGAGTGACATATATGTATATTTTGTgtgtgtatgacatgtggggccagtgGCACACAAGGAATAAGTATATTTTCTAATGACATACAGGGAATTGGACTACGATCAAtcgtcagataactagcttcgaagAAGTCAAGATAACTTGTTGTAAGCAGCGATAATTAGTGCAATctaacaaataaaactcgaagccaaccaccgtctttaaccgacaACATGAATCGAAGATTCGCCTAACCACACTCTCAAAAAACCAACCAACACAACATACAATCGATCGagaagacctcgaagggagtaggagcaccaagtgggagcgAATGAagtcgccgcttctgcaatcccgcgaaggaaatcacaagagcaaaggggtaaagATCACTCTCaagatttgttagcacacagctgaacaaaagggGTTTTGTATTTAGATTAGCAAAAAGGTGTCCGATTAGAGAGAGCctaggggtatttatactagcaaCAACCCTGCTAGATAGGTGGAAACCCGAAATGAAGAAGCTAAGACAGACTATCAGCCTGTTTGAATGGCTGCGCGTCCATGCGCAGGTTGGCGCCGTCCTAGCCAGCCATGTACGATAATTTTGAGCATATGGGTGGATACAGGTTAATAGCATTAAAATGATTTATTTTGCATCCACCTATACAGGATGTTACTCTCATATACAAGCAACCAAACATAATCTCAAATAAAGTCaacacatgtgatgatccaagatGAGATGGTGCGGGTAACCAATTAGGCGGTATTTGAACGAGTCTCCTCGAGATGACTTCGGTTCCCGCGTGGCTGTTGGTCTTCTGTGCACTCTTCGATGTTTTGACAATAACTCCACCTAGGAAAGTTTAAATGACGTGCCGTTTGTTGGATTTGAAAgttaacttgataagctttcacACCATGTGTAGCATGCACCACGAAACCTTCTAGATTGGTACAGTTTTTCATGGGAAGTTGGACCAACATTCTGTCACGATCAACTATGGACCTTCAGAGCAACCTTCACAAATCAGACTATATCTTGATATTAGAGTATCCTACATATATGGTACTTCTTGCATTTGAAACTAGACTTAATAGGCTTTCCAAAATGTCCTCAAGTACCTTCATATCTATTGAGAATCAAAAGTTATAATCATTTCTTGAACTGGTTCGTTATGGCATCAAACTCGTCCGTTTGTATTCCTCCATGGCATCctcgttatatatatatatatatatatatatatatatatatatatatatatatatatatatatatatatatatatatatatatatatatatataagaacaaTCAAAGTAGAACACTTAGGTAGTATATAATTCTCATTAACATTAAAATGAATTTCACAAAGTAGCGTGTGCATCTCTTGCTATAGCttattagctcggctacgtgtaattgatccatcaaagacttgagctggtgatgatgttggttgtacttgagttgatgtagcttGACTTGGGGGTttgtaacatgttgcttaatggcgtggtcatacCATCCTCCTCCCATTTtaaaggagtcgtcctcgactctgaagtgtcttcaCTTGTAAATGGTAAGAGGTCAACAACATTGAAGTGTCTTCAGAGcagcattatcattgatcttggcaagaacatggaatggaccatcccctcgtggcatcaatttggatttgcgctgatcaggaaaactctccttgcgcaagtgaatccaaaccaagtcTCCCGGTTCAAATAACACTATCTTCCTGTGCTTGTTCATGCTTGCAACCTTACGCACTGCTTTGAATTCAATTGCTTTCttggtcttctcatgtatcttttttatataTGCAACACGCTTGAaagcttccatattggttctGTCCTGTAATAgaaggggcaacaaatctatcggagcaataggtttgaacccatataTAATTTCAaaggggcataaattagttgtagaatgtaTTGCCCTGTTACAAGCAAACTGcacgtgtggcaaacattcctcacAATCCTTCAAGTTCTTTTTCACCATTGTTTGTAGCAACATTGACAATATACGATTCACTACTttagtttgtccatcagtttgagGGTGGCATGTTGTGGAGAACAAAAGCttagtcccaagctttgcccacAATGTTTTCTAAAAATAGCTCACAAATTTGATGTCACGGTCATATACGATGGTCTTAGACATTCCATGTAGCCTCAAGATTTCTCTAAAAAACAAAttagcaacatgtgaagcatcgtcgctcttgttgcatggaataaaatgagctatttttgaaaatctatcaacaacaacAAAAATAGAACCTTTTTTTAGTTCTAGGCAGCACTAAAATAAAATCTTTACTTATGTCTTAccaaggaattttaggagcgggtaaaggagtgtataaaccatgagggttcagttttgacttagctttgtgatAGGTGATGcaacgctccacaaatctgatgacatctctcctcatcttgggccaatataaatgatcatatagcagttcgtaagtcttcttttgtccaaactccaaaatgacctgttagacctcctccatgtgactcctgcaataaaagcaatctaaccgaagaatttggaacacaaagtttgttagctctaaacaaaaatccatcatgtatgTGATATTTTtccaaccttttccatctttacaatgattATATGGTTCTAAAAATTAAGGATCATtattatacatttctttcaaattttcaagacccaaaacttttacctctagttgattcaacaacgCATTCTTTCGAGACAGCATCAACGACtacattgtccttacctttcttatatttcacaatgtatggaaatgttttgatgaactcaacccatttggcatggcgacggttcagtttagcttgccctttcaaatacttcaaagcttcatgattggaatgaataacaaactcttttgtccataagtagtgctgccatgaTTCAAGCACTCGGGCCAAAGCATAAAATTAtttgtcatacacagaataattcaattgagcacctcccaaattttcactaaaatatgatatagtttttccttgttgcattaaaactcctcatatcccaatcccactagcaccacattctacttcaaaatttttagtgaaatcaggaagaataagtacaggtgcttcagtcaaacgtttcttcaattcttgaaaagtattttcttgtgagtttccccatttaaattcaacacctttctttatcaattcatttaaaggaGAAGCAATGGTACTGAAATCTCTCACAAATAttctataaaaaccagcaaggccatgaaaacttcttacttgacttacattcgttggagttggccaatccttgattgctttcaccttggattcatccacttCAATTCCTTttcctgaaacaacaaagccaagaaacacaacatggtctaTGCAAAAACtacacttctcaagattagcaattaatttctcctttctaagctcatctaa
Proteins encoded:
- the LOC100285094 gene encoding cyclic nucleotide-gated ion channel 1 isoform X1, with amino-acid sequence MAGREERYVRFHDWKSEQSVSVISDRVVSEKGHNIFGLLKDRTAGAFSFLGNSSHSEALNKLGLGEKSKTKVLDPQGPFLQRWNKIFVISCLFAVFVDPLFLYVPVIDGGNNCLYLDKKLETTASILRFFTDIFYLLHILFQFRTGFIAPSSRVFGRGALVKDTFAIAKRYLSTLFLVDFLAVLPLPQVFVLVVLPKLQGPEIMKAKIVLLVIIICQYVPRLLRIIPLYLQITRSAGILTETAWAGAAFNLIIYMLASHGFGALWYILSIQREDTCWRQACINQTGCDPTSLYCGYHSLANNSFLQNACPTNSTANPDPIFGIFLPALQNVSQSTSFFEKLFYCFWWGLQNLSSLGQNMKTSTNTLENLFAVFVSTSGLVLFALLIGNVQTYLQSASVRIEEMRVKRRDTEQWMAHRLLPENLKDRIMRHEQYRWQETRGVDEEGLLKNLPKDLRREIKRHLCLSLLMKVPMFENMDEQLLDAMCDRLKPMLYTEGSCIIREGDPVNEMLFIMRGTLESTTTNGGQTGFFNSNVLKGGDFCGEELLTWALDPTSASNLPGSTRTVKTLSEVEAFALRADDLKFVATQFRRLHSKQLQHTFRFYSQQWRTWAACFIQAAWHRYCRKKLEEALYEKEKRLQAAIVSDGTTSLSLGAALYASRFAGNMMRILRRNATRKARLQERVPARLLQKPAEPNFFAEDS
- the LOC100285094 gene encoding Cyclic nucleotide-gated ion channel 1 (The RefSeq protein has 1 substitution compared to this genomic sequence) is translated as MAGREERYVRFHDWKSEQSVSVISDRVVSEKGHNIFGLLKDRTAGAFSFLGNSSHSEALNKLGLGEKSKTKVLDPQGPFLQRWNKIFVISCLFAVFVDPLFLYVPVIDGGNNCLYLDKKLETTASILRFFTDIFYLLHILFQFRTGFIAPSSRVFGRGALVKDTFAIAKRYLSTLFLVDFLAVLPLPQVFVLVVLPKLQGPEVMKAKIVLLVIIICQYVPRLLRIIPLYLQITRSAGILTETAWAGAAFNLIIYMLASHGFGALWYILSIQREDTCWRQACINQTGCDPTSLYCGYHSLANNSFLQNACPTNSTANPDPIFGIFLPALQNVSQSTSFFEKLFYCFWWGLQNLSSLGQNMKTSTNTLENLFAVFVSTSGLVLFALLIGNVQTYLQSASVRIEEMRVKRRDTEQWMAHRLLPENLKDRIMRHEQYRWQETRGVDEEGLLKNLPKDLRREIKRHLCLSLLMKVPMFENMDEQLLDAMCDRLKPMLYTEGSCIIREGDPVNEMLFIMRGTLESTTTNGGQTGFFNSNVLKGGDFCGEELLTWALDPTSASNLPGSTRTVKTLSEVEAFALRADDLKFVATQFRRLHSKQLQHTFRFYSQQWRTWAACFIQAAWHRYCRKKLEEALYEKEKRLQAAIVSDGTTSLSLGAALYASRFAGNMMRILRRNATRKARLQERVPARLLQKPAEPNFFAEDS